From a single Desulfatiglans anilini DSM 4660 genomic region:
- a CDS encoding Tm-1-like ATP-binding domain-containing protein has protein sequence MQKTIIILGTLDTKSEEIFFARDCIRKNGHRPIVIDLSVGNKPNATGDITSSDVACAAGAKIDTIWGNPDRPSINKIITEGAIQIVRSLYEEGQLSGILGIGGTGGTLIETDIMKCLPFGIPKFMVSSNAAAKGFASRYFGTKDITMMNTVVDIAGLNDIIKTLIAQAVAAICAMSKIDIFWTKKQKNDSPTVKTIALCELMLSADSVRRIKNFLESFGYQVIVFMATGVGDAAMEEMISDGMFDAVLDLSPGGILDGLVGGTRMACPQRLESAGRIGLPQIIVPGGLDFITPPRSRYKAEYDARKSFRPDKLRLQIRSSCAELELAAEVIAGKLNRSRGPVKFFIPLKGWSRIDGPGRPLDDPVAIRTFTKALKEHCEPKIQIIECDQWIEEPEFQQTIVNALRIMLLEH, from the coding sequence ATGCAAAAGACAATAATAATACTCGGCACGCTTGATACAAAATCAGAAGAAATTTTTTTCGCAAGAGATTGCATTAGAAAAAATGGCCATAGGCCAATAGTTATTGATTTAAGTGTTGGAAATAAGCCAAATGCAACGGGTGATATTACAAGCTCAGATGTTGCATGTGCTGCTGGAGCGAAGATCGATACAATATGGGGTAATCCTGACAGACCATCAATTAATAAAATTATAACTGAGGGTGCAATACAAATTGTACGCTCACTTTACGAAGAAGGACAACTCAGCGGAATCTTAGGAATTGGCGGGACTGGAGGGACTCTTATCGAAACAGACATCATGAAATGTCTCCCGTTTGGTATTCCAAAGTTTATGGTTTCGAGTAACGCTGCCGCTAAAGGATTTGCTTCTAGATATTTTGGGACAAAAGATATTACCATGATGAACACTGTGGTAGACATTGCAGGGCTTAATGATATCATAAAAACCTTAATTGCACAAGCGGTAGCTGCAATATGTGCCATGTCCAAAATTGATATCTTCTGGACCAAAAAGCAAAAAAATGATTCGCCGACCGTAAAAACTATTGCGCTCTGTGAATTGATGCTCAGCGCCGATAGTGTCAGAAGAATTAAAAATTTTTTAGAAAGTTTTGGATATCAGGTAATCGTATTTATGGCTACCGGCGTAGGTGATGCTGCAATGGAGGAAATGATCAGTGATGGAATGTTTGACGCGGTGTTAGATCTATCACCAGGCGGTATTCTTGATGGACTTGTTGGTGGCACAAGGATGGCCTGTCCACAAAGACTTGAAAGCGCAGGCAGAATAGGATTACCACAAATCATTGTCCCTGGCGGGCTCGATTTCATTACCCCACCTCGATCACGATACAAAGCTGAATATGACGCTAGGAAAAGTTTTCGCCCAGATAAACTAAGGCTACAGATCAGATCTAGCTGTGCTGAGCTTGAATTAGCCGCAGAGGTAATTGCTGGTAAGCTCAATAGATCCAGAGGACCTGTAAAGTTCTTTATACCTTTGAAAGGGTGGTCAAGAATTGATGGGCCGGGCCGGCCGTTAGACGATCCAGTAGCTATAAGAACCTTTACTAAGGCTCTAAAAGAACATTGCGAACCCAAGATTCAGATTATTGAGTGTGATCAATGGATAGAGGAACCCGAGTTTCAGCAAACAATTGTGAACGCTTTGAGAATAATGCTACTAGAACACTAA